The Flaviramulus sp. BrNp1-15 genome has a window encoding:
- a CDS encoding thioredoxin fold domain-containing protein has translation MKRTIYIMLLAVFTTVYATAQEIKWLSLEDAIALQKKEPKKIIMDIYTNWCGPCKMLDKNTFQHEEVADYINNHYYAVKFNGEGDEVVNYKDQSFANPNYNPANANKRNSPHDLARYFQVSAYPTIVFFDENGDVITPLKGYQTPTQLELYLKMFKKDDHKSIKTQEEFNNYYNAFQAEFKG, from the coding sequence ATGAAAAGAACAATTTATATTATGCTTCTAGCTGTTTTTACAACAGTTTATGCAACGGCTCAAGAAATTAAATGGCTATCTTTAGAAGATGCTATAGCGCTTCAAAAAAAAGAACCTAAAAAAATTATAATGGATATTTATACCAATTGGTGTGGACCATGTAAAATGCTTGATAAAAACACATTTCAACATGAAGAAGTAGCAGATTACATTAATAATCATTATTACGCTGTAAAATTTAATGGAGAAGGAGATGAGGTAGTTAATTATAAAGACCAATCGTTTGCTAACCCTAATTACAATCCTGCAAATGCTAATAAACGTAATTCTCCACACGATTTAGCACGATATTTTCAAGTAAGTGCATATCCAACAATTGTATTTTTTGATGAAAATGGAGATGTAATAACGCCCTTAAAAGGTTATCAAACACCAACTCAACTGGAGTTGTATTTAAAAATGTTTAAAAAAGACGATCATAAAAGCATTAAAACTCAAGAGGAGTTTAATAATTATTACAATGCTTTTCAAGCAGAATTTAAAGGATAA
- a CDS encoding ComEC/Rec2 family competence protein, which yields MQLLNFTVIKLTICLIIGIIIGYLVNIPLNTSLYITSLLLAILFIFYFIAKKQFVKTIWFGVFAFILMVSIGILTTNIHNQRNFKKHYTNQVSLEEDSLKTITFRVREVLKSGNYYDKYVIDILNINSSTTKGKSLLNIEKDTLKPALKVDQILVTRAEFKDLIHPLNPHQFDYKNYLEKKYIYHQLFITNESLLKVNSNTHTLFGVANNIREFINNKLKPYHFKPNELAIINALLLGQRQDISEEVYSSYTNAGAIHILAVSGLHVGIILIILSFIFKPLERFKHGKLIKTILLVSILWSFALIAGLSASVTRAVTMFSIVAIALNLKRPTNIYNTLAISMFVILLFKPLFLFDVGFQLSYLAVYAIVAIDPILYNLWRPKNWFLDKYWHTFTITVSAQFGIIPVSLFYFHQFPSLFFVSNLVIIPFLGIILGLGILVILLATLNILPYFLANFYGSIIGVMNDFVSWISQQESFLFKDISFSLLYVLASYFLIISFIRLIIKKNYSTLRLFLVSILILQIAFIYTQNKKPENELIVYHKSRYSLLGNTLNNKIIIAHDFDSVTKLTNNIIKDYSVGNHIKTIEEDTLQNFYLLNNKKLLIVDSLGIYNIKSFKPDYVLLRQSPKINLNRLIDSIKPKQIIADGSNYKSYVERWETICRKRKLPFHQTSKKGAYIIKY from the coding sequence GTGCAACTTCTCAATTTCACAGTAATTAAATTAACCATTTGTCTTATTATAGGCATTATCATTGGTTATTTAGTTAACATTCCTTTAAACACTTCATTATATATTACCTCATTGCTTTTAGCAATTTTATTCATCTTTTATTTCATTGCAAAAAAACAATTTGTTAAAACCATTTGGTTTGGTGTTTTTGCTTTTATTTTAATGGTTTCTATTGGTATATTAACTACTAATATTCACAATCAAAGAAACTTTAAAAAGCATTACACAAATCAAGTTTCATTAGAAGAAGATTCGTTAAAAACAATAACCTTCAGGGTTAGAGAAGTTTTAAAATCTGGTAATTATTATGATAAATATGTTATTGATATTTTAAATATAAATAGCTCTACTACAAAAGGGAAATCGCTTTTAAATATTGAAAAAGACACTTTAAAACCCGCTTTAAAAGTTGACCAGATTCTTGTTACCAGAGCAGAATTTAAAGATTTAATTCACCCGTTAAACCCTCATCAATTTGATTACAAAAACTATTTAGAGAAAAAATATATTTATCACCAGTTATTCATAACAAATGAATCGCTTTTAAAAGTTAACTCTAATACTCATACTTTGTTTGGGGTTGCAAATAACATTCGTGAATTTATTAATAACAAACTAAAACCTTACCATTTTAAACCAAATGAATTAGCAATTATTAACGCTCTTTTATTAGGGCAAAGACAGGATATTAGTGAAGAAGTTTACTCTAGCTACACCAATGCTGGAGCGATACATATTCTGGCTGTTTCTGGATTGCATGTGGGTATTATTTTAATCATTCTAAGCTTTATTTTCAAACCTTTAGAACGCTTTAAACACGGAAAACTAATTAAAACCATTTTACTTGTAAGTATTCTGTGGAGTTTTGCATTAATAGCAGGTTTATCGGCTTCTGTTACACGAGCTGTAACCATGTTTAGTATTGTTGCTATTGCTCTAAATCTTAAAAGACCAACCAACATTTATAACACACTAGCCATTTCTATGTTTGTTATTTTACTTTTCAAACCTTTGTTTTTATTCGATGTTGGGTTTCAGTTAAGTTATTTGGCTGTTTATGCTATTGTGGCCATTGACCCAATTTTATATAATTTATGGCGACCTAAAAATTGGTTTCTAGATAAATATTGGCACACATTTACCATAACAGTGTCTGCGCAATTTGGGATTATACCAGTTAGCTTGTTTTATTTCCATCAGTTTCCGAGTTTATTTTTTGTATCAAATTTAGTTATTATTCCTTTTTTAGGAATTATTCTGGGTTTAGGTATATTGGTTATTCTGTTAGCTACGCTGAACATTTTACCTTACTTTTTAGCCAATTTTTATGGTTCCATTATTGGTGTAATGAATGATTTTGTAAGCTGGATTTCTCAACAAGAGTCCTTTTTATTTAAAGATATTTCTTTTAGCCTTTTATATGTTTTAGCGTCTTACTTTTTAATTATTTCCTTTATTCGATTAATTATAAAAAAGAACTATTCAACATTAAGATTATTTTTAGTTTCAATATTGATTCTTCAAATAGCCTTTATTTACACTCAAAATAAAAAACCTGAAAATGAATTAATTGTATATCACAAAAGCAGATATAGCCTTTTAGGAAACACGCTTAATAATAAAATAATTATAGCACATGACTTTGATAGTGTTACCAAACTAACTAATAACATCATAAAAGATTATTCTGTTGGAAATCATATCAAAACCATAGAAGAAGATACACTTCAGAATTTTTATCTGCTTAATAACAAAAAACTTTTGATTGTTGATAGCTTGGGTATTTACAATATAAAATCTTTTAAACCCGACTACGTATTACTTAGGCAATCGCCGAAAATAAATTTGAATCGATTAATAGATTCCATAAAACCTAAGCAAATTATTGCTGATGGCAGTAATTATAAATCGTACGTTGAGCGCTGGGAAACTATTTGCAGAAAACGAAAACTCCCTTTTCACCAAACTAGTAAAAAGGGAGCTTATATTATAAAATATTAA
- a CDS encoding carboxy terminal-processing peptidase — translation MKMNYKVLSLLLLLAFASCSFTTKKFSDPDKDKLLVRIITYVLEEGHFDPIVLDDAFSEELFNDYLEVTDPVKRYFYESDYKDFEKFKLTIDDQLKATDITFFNVVNERMLKRFEEAKQIYKEILSQPFDYTKDEYFDTNYENSEFPKNKKQMRERWRKQLKFSTLSNYDDLYEQERLAKKNDPSYVMKTDAEIEKEAREATLKTLNIFFEDYIDDQTREDWFAVYVNTIVEEFDPHTYYLAPRDKEGFDQRMSGKLEGIGARLQKRMDYIKVVELISGGPAWRSEELEVEDIILKVKQEDEEVAVDIVGMRINDAIKYIKGPKGTKVTLTVKKVDGTIKDITITRDIVELVETYAKSSIVNKDNMKFGIINLPAFYVDFQDYKNVNAAKDVKLEIERLKAEGMEGLVLDLRNNGGGSLPAVVDMAGLFIEEGPVVQVRSTGKAKEVLKDRDKSIAWDGPLVILVNEISASASEIMAAAMQDYKRAIIIGSKQTYGKGTVQNVINLNNMLRSNTSGDLGALALTTQKYYRINGGSVQLEGVKSDVKVPGRFSFIDVGEKDKENPLPWDEIDAAVYTPWENYFDYDTTIKKSEERMSNNEQLKLIEENAKWVKSKIDETVFSLNYSKYKEKLELNEEEAKRFDAISNYQTNLTFESTGYEKSLFEEDTTDLKEKRKRWHESLSKDVYVEEALNVLEDLKISYPIKKVAATVKK, via the coding sequence ATGAAAATGAATTATAAGGTATTGTCGCTATTGTTACTTTTAGCATTTGCGTCATGTAGTTTTACTACAAAAAAATTTAGTGATCCAGATAAAGATAAATTATTGGTTCGCATAATAACGTATGTGCTTGAGGAGGGTCATTTTGATCCAATTGTTTTGGATGATGCTTTTTCTGAGGAACTATTTAATGATTATTTAGAAGTTACAGATCCTGTTAAAAGATATTTTTATGAATCTGATTATAAGGATTTTGAAAAATTTAAGTTAACTATTGATGATCAACTAAAAGCCACAGATATTACATTTTTTAACGTTGTTAACGAGCGCATGCTAAAACGTTTTGAAGAAGCTAAACAAATCTACAAAGAGATATTATCGCAACCTTTTGATTATACAAAAGATGAATATTTTGATACGAATTATGAAAATAGTGAGTTTCCAAAAAACAAAAAGCAAATGAGAGAACGTTGGAGAAAACAGCTTAAGTTTTCTACACTTTCAAACTATGATGATTTGTATGAACAAGAAAGACTAGCAAAGAAAAACGATCCATCTTATGTAATGAAGACTGATGCTGAAATTGAAAAAGAAGCGCGAGAAGCTACATTAAAAACATTGAATATCTTTTTTGAAGATTACATTGATGACCAAACACGTGAAGATTGGTTTGCTGTTTATGTAAATACTATTGTAGAGGAATTCGACCCACATACATATTATTTAGCACCTAGAGATAAGGAAGGTTTCGATCAGCGTATGTCTGGTAAATTAGAAGGAATTGGTGCCAGATTACAAAAGCGAATGGATTACATTAAAGTGGTTGAACTTATTTCTGGAGGTCCAGCTTGGAGAAGTGAAGAACTTGAAGTTGAAGATATCATTTTAAAAGTAAAGCAAGAAGACGAAGAAGTTGCGGTTGATATTGTTGGCATGCGAATTAACGATGCTATAAAATATATTAAAGGCCCAAAAGGAACAAAAGTAACCTTAACCGTTAAAAAGGTTGATGGCACTATAAAAGACATTACCATTACTAGAGATATTGTAGAGTTGGTTGAAACTTATGCAAAATCATCAATAGTAAATAAAGATAATATGAAGTTCGGCATCATAAATTTACCAGCGTTTTATGTAGATTTTCAAGATTACAAAAATGTTAATGCAGCTAAAGATGTTAAGTTGGAAATTGAGCGTTTAAAAGCCGAAGGAATGGAAGGCTTGGTGTTAGACTTACGTAATAATGGAGGTGGATCATTGCCAGCAGTTGTAGATATGGCAGGTTTATTTATAGAAGAAGGTCCTGTGGTGCAAGTGCGTTCTACAGGTAAAGCTAAAGAGGTTTTAAAAGATAGAGATAAATCTATTGCTTGGGATGGCCCTTTAGTTATTTTAGTTAACGAAATTTCAGCTTCAGCTTCAGAAATTATGGCGGCTGCAATGCAAGATTATAAACGTGCTATTATTATAGGTAGTAAACAAACCTATGGAAAAGGAACAGTTCAAAATGTAATTAATTTGAACAATATGTTAAGAAGTAATACAAGTGGCGATTTAGGTGCTTTAGCCTTAACTACTCAAAAGTATTACAGAATTAATGGAGGTTCGGTGCAGTTAGAAGGTGTGAAGAGTGATGTAAAAGTTCCTGGGCGTTTTAGTTTTATTGATGTAGGTGAAAAGGATAAAGAAAACCCATTACCTTGGGATGAAATTGATGCAGCAGTTTATACGCCATGGGAAAACTACTTTGACTATGATACTACAATAAAAAAGAGTGAAGAGCGTATGAGTAACAATGAGCAACTTAAACTTATTGAAGAAAATGCTAAATGGGTAAAAAGTAAAATAGATGAAACGGTATTTTCTTTAAACTACTCAAAATATAAAGAAAAGCTTGAATTAAATGAAGAAGAAGCAAAACGTTTTGATGCCATTTCTAACTACCAAACAAATTTAACATTCGAATCTACAGGCTACGAAAAATCGTTGTTTGAAGAAGATACAACCGATTTAAAAGAAAAGCGTAAGCGTTGGCACGAAAGTTTAAGTAAAGATGTTTATGTAGAAGAAGCACTTAATGTGTTAGAAGATTTAAAAATATCATATCCTATTAAAAAAGTTGCGGCTACAGTAAAAAAATAG
- a CDS encoding ABC transporter permease: MSKKSNSLKQLALQKFFLNFWGVFSFYYIVLVGVISVFAYLFAPDDSQHANQMHLAIHSRKPRFKITMLTIPSQLESNQSFLSEIFFGKKNTATEVPITDYTIKNDILTYREYASDGLEGAEKTINISSFPDNKVEDFIKEKTFLFGTDKYGRDLLSRVLVGARISFFIGFVAVFISLVIGIFMGSVAGYFGGKVDAVIMWIINVTWSIPTLLLVIAITLALGKGFWQVFIAVGLTMWVEVARVVRGQIISAKEMQYVTAARALGFNDFRIITKHILPNIMAPVIVISAANFAAAILIESGLSFLGIGAQPPMASWGAMIKDHYNYIILGKPYLAIIPGLCIMSLVMAFMLIGNALRDALDVKS; this comes from the coding sequence ATGAGTAAAAAATCAAACTCACTAAAACAATTAGCGCTCCAGAAGTTTTTTTTAAACTTTTGGGGCGTTTTTAGTTTCTATTACATTGTATTGGTTGGAGTAATTTCTGTGTTTGCTTATCTTTTTGCACCAGACGATTCCCAACATGCCAACCAAATGCATTTGGCTATTCACTCCCGAAAACCTAGGTTTAAAATAACGATGCTTACAATTCCATCGCAATTAGAATCTAATCAAAGTTTTTTAAGTGAAATTTTCTTTGGAAAAAAGAATACAGCAACCGAAGTTCCTATTACAGATTATACTATTAAAAATGATATTTTAACGTATAGAGAATATGCATCTGATGGATTGGAAGGTGCAGAAAAAACTATAAATATTAGTTCGTTTCCAGATAACAAAGTTGAAGATTTTATTAAAGAAAAAACCTTTCTTTTTGGAACCGATAAGTATGGTCGCGATTTATTAAGCAGAGTTTTGGTAGGCGCCAGAATATCATTTTTTATAGGTTTTGTAGCGGTTTTTATTTCGTTAGTAATTGGTATTTTTATGGGAAGCGTTGCAGGGTATTTTGGCGGGAAAGTAGATGCTGTTATTATGTGGATTATTAATGTTACTTGGTCTATTCCAACTTTATTATTGGTTATAGCTATTACATTAGCTTTAGGTAAAGGTTTTTGGCAAGTGTTTATTGCTGTAGGTTTAACTATGTGGGTTGAGGTGGCCAGAGTAGTACGCGGACAAATAATTAGCGCTAAAGAAATGCAATATGTAACTGCAGCACGAGCTTTAGGTTTTAATGATTTTAGAATTATAACCAAACATATATTGCCCAATATTATGGCGCCAGTTATCGTGATTTCTGCAGCTAATTTTGCAGCAGCTATTTTAATAGAAAGCGGGCTTAGTTTTTTAGGTATTGGTGCACAACCACCCATGGCAAGTTGGGGTGCTATGATAAAAGATCATTACAATTATATTATACTTGGTAAACCGTATTTAGCCATTATACCTGGGCTTTGCATTATGAGTTTGGTTATGGCATTTATGCTTATTGGTAATGCGTTGCGTGATGCTTTGGATGTGAAGAGTTAG
- a CDS encoding C40 family peptidase, with protein MKKIAFFLILILSFSSCKSSKRAKNKKASSTEIVKKRNNKEIVKNTESSKSKTEHIIDYAKQFEGVRYKWGGTTKKGMDCSGLVYESFRAYDVILPRISRDMAKRGDKISLKNVNKGDLLFFKTGNRRNSINHVGLIVSIRNNNIEFIHATTSNGVITSWLNETYWLNAFTEARRIL; from the coding sequence ATGAAAAAAATAGCTTTCTTTCTCATATTAATTTTGAGTTTTAGCAGTTGTAAATCTTCAAAACGAGCTAAAAACAAAAAAGCATCTTCAACAGAAATAGTTAAAAAAAGAAATAATAAAGAGATTGTAAAAAACACCGAGTCATCAAAGTCTAAAACTGAGCATATTATAGACTATGCTAAGCAATTTGAAGGTGTACGTTACAAGTGGGGCGGAACCACAAAAAAAGGAATGGATTGTTCTGGTTTAGTTTATGAGTCTTTTAGAGCTTATGATGTTATACTTCCCAGAATTTCTAGAGACATGGCAAAACGCGGTGATAAAATTTCTTTAAAAAATGTCAATAAAGGTGATTTACTTTTCTTTAAAACAGGAAATAGAAGGAACTCTATTAATCATGTGGGTTTAATTGTTTCTATTAGAAATAACAATATTGAATTTATACATGCCACCACTAGCAATGGCGTTATAACCTCTTGGTTAAACGAAACTTACTGGCTAAACGCATTTACAGAAGCACGCAGAATTTTATAA
- the lpxB gene encoding lipid-A-disaccharide synthase — MKYYIIAGEASGDLHGSNLMKALQKVDANADIRFWGGDLMQAVGGSLVKHYKERAFMGFIEVIMNLNKIFKDISFCKEDIKKFNPDAIIFIDNSGFNLRIAKWAKQEGFKTNYYISPQVWASRASRVKAIKRDIDAMYVILPFVEPFYKKHDYNVTFVGHPLIDAIANRNQVDEFKFREAHKLSNKPIIALLPGSRKQEITKMLSVMLSLINEYPDYQFVIAGAPSQDYSFYETFIKSSNVKFVSNKTYDLLSISHAALVTSGTATLETALFKVPQVVCYKGSAISYHIAKRIITLKFISLVNLVMDKEVVTELIQNDFNKKNLKRELDKILNSETRKRLFLDYYDLEKTLGGKGASEKTAGLIYKSLQS; from the coding sequence ATGAAGTATTACATTATTGCTGGGGAAGCATCGGGTGATTTACATGGCTCAAACCTAATGAAAGCATTGCAAAAAGTTGATGCAAATGCCGATATTAGATTTTGGGGTGGCGACCTTATGCAAGCTGTTGGTGGTAGTTTAGTAAAACATTACAAAGAGCGAGCTTTTATGGGTTTTATTGAGGTAATTATGAACCTTAATAAAATATTTAAAGACATTTCGTTTTGTAAAGAAGATATTAAAAAGTTTAATCCAGACGCTATTATTTTTATTGATAATTCTGGCTTTAACCTTCGAATTGCTAAATGGGCAAAACAAGAAGGTTTTAAAACCAATTATTACATTTCTCCGCAAGTTTGGGCATCTAGAGCCAGTAGAGTAAAAGCTATAAAGCGAGATATTGATGCCATGTATGTTATCCTACCTTTTGTAGAGCCTTTTTATAAAAAACACGATTACAATGTTACTTTTGTTGGCCACCCATTAATTGATGCTATTGCTAACAGAAACCAAGTTGATGAGTTTAAATTTAGAGAAGCACACAAATTAAGCAACAAACCTATAATTGCATTATTACCTGGAAGTAGAAAGCAAGAAATAACAAAAATGCTTTCTGTTATGCTTAGTTTAATTAATGAGTATCCAGATTATCAATTTGTAATTGCTGGCGCGCCTAGTCAGGATTATAGTTTTTATGAAACTTTTATAAAATCTAGTAACGTTAAATTTGTTTCTAATAAAACTTACGATTTATTAAGTATCTCACATGCTGCATTGGTAACTTCTGGAACCGCTACCCTTGAAACAGCCTTGTTTAAAGTTCCACAAGTGGTTTGTTATAAAGGAAGTGCTATTTCATATCATATTGCTAAACGCATAATAACTTTAAAATTTATTTCGTTAGTTAATTTGGTTATGGATAAGGAAGTTGTTACAGAGTTAATCCAAAATGACTTCAACAAAAAGAACCTAAAACGAGAGCTTGATAAAATTTTAAATTCTGAAACCAGAAAAAGGTTATTTTTAGATTATTACGACTTAGAAAAAACTTTGGGAGGAAAAGGCGCCAGTGAAAAAACAGCTGGTTTAATTTATAAATCTTTACAATCTTAA
- the surE gene encoding 5'/3'-nucleotidase SurE gives MTKKPLILVTNDDGINAPGIRTLISVMNTIGDVVVVAPDSPQSGMGHAITLNSTLYAEQVFVDDGPQKEYSCSGTPADCVKLAIREILDRKPDLCVSGINHGSNSSINVIYSGTMSAAVEAGIEGIPAIGFSLLDYTWNANFEASKPYVETIAKNVLKEGLPNGIVLNVNIPNVSKNNIKGIKISRQAKANWVEEFDKRQTPTGKDYYWLTGKFVNLDGGEDTDEWALENNYVSLVPVQFDLTAHHFIKALNTWNLNDTEIIQHK, from the coding sequence ATGACAAAAAAACCACTTATACTAGTAACTAATGATGATGGTATTAATGCACCAGGTATTAGAACCTTAATTAGCGTAATGAATACCATTGGCGATGTAGTTGTAGTTGCTCCAGATAGCCCACAAAGTGGCATGGGACACGCTATTACGTTAAACTCTACACTTTATGCAGAACAGGTTTTTGTAGATGATGGACCGCAAAAAGAATACAGTTGTTCGGGAACACCTGCAGATTGTGTAAAACTAGCCATTAGAGAAATTCTAGACAGAAAGCCAGACCTTTGTGTTTCTGGTATTAATCATGGATCGAATTCATCAATAAATGTTATTTATTCTGGCACGATGAGTGCTGCGGTAGAAGCAGGTATAGAAGGCATTCCCGCCATTGGCTTTTCTTTATTAGACTATACATGGAATGCTAATTTTGAGGCTTCAAAACCTTATGTTGAAACCATTGCTAAAAATGTTTTAAAAGAAGGTTTGCCAAATGGTATTGTTTTAAATGTAAACATTCCTAATGTTTCTAAAAACAATATAAAAGGAATAAAAATTTCCAGACAAGCTAAAGCCAATTGGGTAGAAGAATTTGATAAACGTCAAACTCCAACTGGTAAAGATTATTATTGGTTAACAGGAAAATTTGTTAATTTAGATGGTGGTGAAGACACTGATGAGTGGGCTTTAGAAAACAACTATGTTTCCTTAGTACCTGTGCAATTTGATTTAACTGCTCATCACTTTATAAAAGCATTGAATACCTGGAATTTAAACGACACTGAAATAATTCAGCATAAATGA
- a CDS encoding thioredoxin family protein, whose product MKKILFTLVLFVFTSVNTIAQETVTWHTDMNKAFEIATNENKDLLLFFTGSDWCGWCIKLQNEVLKTPDFEKWAKDNVVLVELDFPRRTPQEATLKAQNYQMQKMFKVRGYPTVYFARPEKTSEGKKNLNTLGSTGYVRGGAEKWLEVANGIVKNN is encoded by the coding sequence ATGAAAAAAATATTATTCACATTAGTTTTATTTGTATTTACATCGGTTAATACTATTGCTCAGGAAACTGTAACATGGCATACAGATATGAATAAAGCTTTTGAAATTGCAACTAACGAAAATAAAGATTTGCTGTTGTTCTTTACAGGTTCAGATTGGTGTGGATGGTGCATTAAGTTACAAAATGAAGTGCTTAAAACACCAGATTTTGAAAAATGGGCGAAAGATAATGTAGTTTTAGTTGAACTTGATTTTCCAAGAAGGACTCCTCAAGAAGCAACGCTTAAAGCTCAGAATTATCAAATGCAAAAAATGTTTAAAGTAAGAGGTTATCCAACCGTATATTTTGCAAGACCAGAAAAAACATCAGAAGGCAAGAAGAACTTAAATACGCTTGGAAGCACAGGCTATGTTCGAGGTGGCGCAGAAAAATGGCTAGAAGTAGCTAATGGTATTGTTAAAAACAACTAG
- a CDS encoding peptide MFS transporter: MAENSTDQFFKSTVLGHPSGLFVLFFTEMWERFSYYGMRALLVLFLTASLMDEGWGWPREHAMALFGSYVGLVYLSTMMGGYFADKIIGYRYAVLVGALLMTLGHASMAVETQWSIYLGLGLLVIGNGFFKPNMTSIISEMYKDRPQKKDGAYTIFYMGVNAGAFLGILLCGYLGEKVGWSLGFGLAGIFMLFGLIQFWLAQNIFGNIGLKPKKNDANSIEALDNDKRVPFTTWQLGLIILMVTLGLFWIINAPATTISEGKINIFSFLGDNGNNIAILTALGLFLLLLIYRFTQYSKITREKLIAVSFFALLSVFFWAIFEQSPGTLTIFARDYTDRTLDGSSAIIFRVVNAAMTIIPLAIITWVLYLLFKQTFAKYKWANIVLSLSFIIVWGIAIWMLLDQLKDEELEIPASWFSVLNSLFIITLAPLFSKWWESKYNPSANAKYGIGMLLLGLGMACVAFGAMGIEPGAKTASVSIIWLILVYLFHTMGELCISPVGLSYVSKLVPARMIAFMFGVWYLAVAIGMKGAGVFGENIDKVANENGISYFFWVLTIVSLVVAVFAIVMKPVIKKLMHGVR, encoded by the coding sequence ATGGCAGAAAACTCAACCGATCAATTTTTTAAAAGTACTGTTTTAGGACATCCATCAGGATTATTCGTTTTATTTTTCACTGAAATGTGGGAACGCTTTTCATATTATGGAATGCGAGCATTATTAGTGTTATTCTTAACTGCTTCATTAATGGATGAAGGTTGGGGATGGCCACGAGAACATGCTATGGCGTTATTTGGTTCTTATGTTGGATTAGTGTATCTCTCAACCATGATGGGAGGTTATTTTGCAGATAAAATAATTGGCTATAGATATGCTGTTTTGGTAGGTGCATTATTAATGACACTTGGTCACGCATCTATGGCAGTAGAAACGCAGTGGTCAATTTATTTAGGATTAGGTTTATTAGTTATAGGTAATGGTTTTTTTAAACCGAATATGACCTCAATTATATCCGAAATGTATAAAGATAGACCTCAGAAAAAAGATGGTGCTTATACTATATTTTACATGGGTGTAAACGCAGGTGCATTTTTGGGAATATTATTATGTGGTTATTTAGGAGAAAAAGTGGGATGGAGTCTAGGGTTTGGTTTAGCGGGTATATTTATGCTTTTCGGTTTAATTCAATTTTGGTTGGCGCAAAACATTTTTGGAAATATAGGTTTAAAACCTAAAAAAAATGATGCTAATTCAATAGAGGCTCTAGATAATGATAAAAGAGTACCATTTACTACATGGCAATTAGGCTTAATAATATTAATGGTTACTTTAGGATTGTTTTGGATTATTAATGCCCCAGCAACTACAATTTCAGAAGGAAAAATTAATATATTTTCTTTTTTAGGTGATAATGGAAATAATATAGCCATTTTAACAGCTTTAGGGTTATTTCTTTTATTGTTAATTTACAGATTTACCCAATACTCTAAAATAACTAGAGAAAAATTAATAGCAGTATCCTTTTTTGCACTTTTATCTGTATTCTTTTGGGCAATTTTTGAGCAATCACCGGGGACATTAACCATTTTTGCAAGAGATTACACTGATAGAACTTTAGATGGGTCTTCAGCAATTATTTTTAGAGTAGTTAATGCTGCAATGACAATTATTCCGTTAGCAATTATTACTTGGGTTTTATATTTATTGTTCAAACAAACTTTTGCTAAGTATAAATGGGCTAATATAGTTTTAAGCTTAAGTTTTATAATTGTTTGGGGAATTGCAATTTGGATGTTGTTAGACCAATTAAAAGACGAAGAGTTAGAAATTCCTGCTTCCTGGTTTAGTGTTTTAAATTCTTTGTTCATAATCACATTAGCGCCATTGTTTTCAAAGTGGTGGGAGAGCAAATATAATCCTTCAGCCAATGCTAAATATGGAATAGGCATGTTATTGTTAGGTTTGGGTATGGCATGTGTTGCATTTGGAGCTATGGGAATTGAACCTGGTGCTAAAACAGCTTCAGTGAGTATTATATGGCTTATTTTAGTGTATTTATTTCATACCATGGGAGAATTGTGTATTTCTCCAGTTGGTTTATCTTATGTTAGTAAATTGGTACCAGCAAGAATGATAGCTTTTATGTTTGGAGTTTGGTATTTAGCAGTAGCAATTGGAATGAAAGGTGCTGGAGTATTTGGGGAAAACATTGATAAAGTAGCAAATGAAAACGGAATTAGTTATTTCTTTTGGGTACTAACAATAGTTTCACTAGTCGTAGCTGTATTTGCAATAGTAATGAAGCCAGTAATTAAAAAGCTAATGCACGGTGTTCGTTAA